A genomic segment from Aulosira sp. FACHB-615 encodes:
- a CDS encoding collagen-like protein, which translates to MSDCCSEIKSELAALRAEVARIANLKSNPVDEYARRLAKEALKTAYLADANAYKALAGVEDVRAEIKELKAILVAVAAAAALAAAAMAAAGAAASAAAGAVAKASEALGKIAGLLDKISTILELIDSLLFLKHLVQQIQQGQLSLEDTVNALQLGVNALRGQVGRGGPPGRDGRPGRDGRNGNDGRPGRDGRNGVDGRLGRDGQRGLPGNDGRRGLPGRDGLRGLPGRDGRPGLPGRDGLRGLPGSDGRPGLPGRDGRNGVDGRNGQDGQPGRNGVDGRNGSDGQPGRNGVDGRNGRDGQPGRNGVDGRNGQDGQVTTITLERVKVENKFEYIYRPAPAPIVIHGRDGKNGLAGRDGRDGRDGRNGVDAVLKPYPIPRNGVDGRPGRDGRNGLDGRPGRPGLRGLPGTNGRNGVDGRTGLNGRNGTDGRNGVDGRTGLNGRNGTDGRNGLNGRNGTDGRNGVDGRTGLNGRNGVDGRNGLNGRNGTDGRNGVDGRTGLNGRNGTDGRNGVDGKNGYGVNGRDGVDGRNGLNGRDGVDGKDGKPGEDADVKFVSIQVPTCVCEQQPDGSWKPKRVNTTVTAIANKSGTANNSKTIISEHEELCKANEELCLAKNKEFEAYLSVPDHWPTRSGQKPQLAIQYAENKGNGKIGRTRWTLLLPHYRYGQTHDPKFPDYEKGSFLGVQELNDNSKITVWCKSKQECLRIIGILKQYVEPKFLENINPPTVTDSNASRKESSVTPTLMQFFPNGQKDDAPAWSKKLRKK; encoded by the coding sequence ATGAGTGATTGCTGTTCTGAGATTAAGAGCGAATTGGCCGCTTTACGCGCGGAAGTTGCCAGAATAGCTAATTTAAAATCTAACCCTGTTGACGAATACGCTCGTAGATTAGCCAAGGAAGCACTAAAAACCGCTTACCTAGCTGATGCAAATGCCTATAAAGCATTAGCGGGAGTAGAGGATGTACGCGCCGAGATCAAAGAACTCAAAGCAATTTTGGTAGCTGTGGCTGCGGCGGCAGCATTAGCGGCGGCAGCAATGGCGGCGGCTGGTGCTGCTGCTAGTGCGGCGGCTGGTGCAGTAGCTAAAGCCAGCGAAGCTCTAGGTAAGATAGCTGGTTTACTTGATAAAATCAGTACCATTCTTGAGTTGATAGATTCGTTGCTGTTTTTGAAGCATTTAGTCCAGCAAATTCAGCAGGGGCAATTATCACTCGAAGATACTGTTAATGCTTTGCAACTTGGCGTAAATGCCCTGCGTGGTCAAGTTGGTCGCGGTGGCCCGCCGGGAAGAGATGGCAGACCAGGACGTGACGGGCGTAACGGTAATGACGGACGACCGGGACGTGATGGACGTAACGGCGTTGACGGACGACTAGGACGTGACGGACAGCGTGGACTTCCCGGTAATGACGGTAGACGCGGACTACCCGGACGTGACGGACTGCGCGGACTTCCCGGTAGAGACGGTAGACCAGGACTACCCGGACGTGATGGACTGCGCGGACTTCCGGGTAGTGACGGTAGACCAGGACTGCCAGGACGTGATGGCAGAAATGGTGTTGACGGTCGTAATGGTCAAGATGGTCAACCAGGAAGAAACGGCGTTGACGGTCGTAATGGCAGCGACGGTCAGCCAGGAAGAAACGGTGTTGACGGTCGTAATGGTCGTGACGGTCAACCAGGAAGAAACGGTGTTGACGGTCGTAATGGTCAAGATGGTCAAGTTACAACCATCACACTAGAACGAGTCAAAGTCGAAAACAAATTTGAATATATTTACCGTCCCGCACCAGCACCAATCGTTATTCATGGCCGAGATGGTAAAAATGGTTTAGCTGGTCGTGATGGTCGAGACGGGCGAGACGGTCGCAACGGCGTTGATGCAGTCTTAAAACCTTACCCTATACCGCGAAACGGTGTTGATGGTCGTCCTGGGCGAGACGGGCGTAACGGTTTAGATGGTCGTCCCGGTCGTCCCGGTTTACGAGGTTTACCAGGAACTAACGGACGTAACGGCGTTGACGGTAGAACCGGGTTAAACGGTCGCAACGGTACAGATGGTAGAAATGGCGTTGATGGTAGAACCGGGTTAAACGGTCGCAACGGTACAGATGGCAGAAATGGGTTAAATGGTCGCAACGGCACAGATGGTAGAAACGGCGTTGACGGTAGAACCGGGTTAAATGGTCGCAACGGCGTTGACGGCAGAAATGGGCTAAATGGTCGTAACGGTACAGATGGCAGAAATGGCGTTGACGGTAGAACTGGGTTAAACGGTCGTAACGGCACAGATGGTAGAAACGGCGTTGACGGTAAAAACGGCTATGGGGTGAATGGGCGTGACGGTGTAGACGGTCGCAATGGTTTAAACGGGCGTGATGGTGTAGACGGAAAGGATGGTAAGCCAGGAGAGGATGCAGATGTGAAGTTTGTAAGTATTCAGGTTCCTACTTGCGTATGCGAACAACAGCCTGATGGCAGTTGGAAACCAAAACGAGTTAATACCACTGTGACAGCGATTGCGAATAAATCTGGAACTGCCAATAACTCAAAAACCATAATTTCGGAACATGAAGAGTTATGCAAAGCGAATGAAGAACTTTGTTTAGCGAAAAATAAAGAATTTGAAGCTTATCTTTCTGTCCCTGATCACTGGCCGACTCGTAGCGGACAAAAACCACAATTGGCAATTCAATATGCTGAGAATAAAGGTAACGGCAAGATTGGTAGAACAAGATGGACTTTATTACTACCACATTACCGATACGGTCAAACGCATGATCCGAAATTTCCAGACTACGAAAAAGGTTCTTTTTTAGGTGTACAAGAATTAAACGATAATTCTAAAATTACTGTTTGGTGTAAGTCTAAACAAGAGTGTTTAAGAATTATTGGTATTCTTAAGCAATACGTTGAGCCAAAATTTTTAGAAAATATCAACCCGCCGACAGTAACAGATTCAAATGCTAGTAGAAAAGAATCTTCCGTGACTCCAACATTAATGCAATTTTTCCCCAATGGTCAAAAAGATGATGCTCCAGCATGGTCTAAAAAGCTGAGAAAGAAATGA
- a CDS encoding collagen-like protein, whose product MMPININDDEFPAANDDTLNLVQIVKSLVYLVKRITGKSSWKHEPDLTLDALNSAFLDGTLKGEKGDKGDTGEQGSQGIQGEKGDKGDPGSNANVTPGAWQTPTLQNGWSTFDVTPKYRKLADGRLEVKGSVKFNSIPALPSTIFTLPVGYRPIEIQRLSCVTQFNAENRAARIAVGTDGAVFFTGVSNATVTNTSISNFPLNFVCPLD is encoded by the coding sequence ATGATGCCAATTAACATTAATGATGATGAATTTCCTGCTGCCAATGATGACACGTTGAATTTAGTGCAAATAGTCAAAAGTCTTGTCTATTTGGTTAAAAGAATTACTGGTAAAAGTTCATGGAAACATGAGCCGGATTTAACCTTAGATGCTCTCAATTCTGCATTCCTTGATGGCACTTTGAAGGGTGAGAAAGGGGACAAGGGTGACACTGGTGAGCAAGGCTCTCAAGGTATTCAGGGTGAGAAAGGGGACAAGGGTGATCCTGGTTCAAACGCTAACGTTACTCCTGGGGCATGGCAAACACCTACTCTTCAAAATGGGTGGTCTACCTTTGATGTAACACCTAAATATAGAAAACTTGCTGATGGCAGGCTAGAAGTAAAAGGTTCTGTGAAATTTAATAGTATCCCTGCTTTACCTTCTACCATTTTTACTTTACCTGTAGGCTATAGGCCAATTGAGATACAACGATTATCTTGCGTGACACAATTCAACGCCGAGAATAGAGCCGCAAGAATAGCGGTAGGAACCGATGGCGCGGTGTTCTTTACTGGTGTAAGTAACGCAACGGTAACTAACACATCTATCTCTAATTTCCCCTTGAATTTTGTTTGTCCATTGGATTGA
- a CDS encoding PLP-dependent aminotransferase family protein, translating into MDFVISIDSQAALPLHRQVYTEIRQAILTGRLTPGEKLPSTRVLAQLLGVSRATVTQSYEMLLSEGYLETSVGSGTFVCRQLPDDLLNTTPIPPKLPANPRPISLSTYGERLSQGKFLHIPETDVEISFSYGRPAFDEFPIKLWRKLLSRHCQSSKSVLDYTYNSQGYQLLREAIAAYLSRSRAVKCNSEQIIIVGGSQQGIDLITRILINPGDCIAVEDPGYLSARRAFLGQGANLFPVAVDQSGLIVHHLTTGIIPNIKLVYVTPSHQFPTGATLSLTRRLELLAWAKKSGVMIIEDDYDSEYRYGKRPIPALQGLDQGNSVIYVGTFSKVLFPALRLGYLVLPPDLVPIFARGKLLADRQCSLLEQYALTDFITEGHLERHIRRMRSLYDGRRQTLVQSLFDHFGDKIKILGENAGMHLMVKFNTKLSDDEIVQRAALAGVNIGAAYPQYLKDSPGSEFIFGYAELSHQKIQEGVRRLAQVILID; encoded by the coding sequence ATGGATTTTGTGATTAGTATTGATTCCCAAGCAGCTTTACCTTTACATCGCCAAGTTTATACAGAAATTCGTCAGGCAATTCTTACAGGGAGATTAACTCCAGGAGAAAAACTACCTTCAACTCGTGTGCTGGCTCAATTACTTGGTGTTTCTCGCGCCACCGTTACCCAAAGTTATGAAATGCTTCTGAGTGAAGGTTATCTAGAAACCAGTGTTGGTTCGGGAACCTTTGTCTGTCGTCAACTCCCTGATGATTTACTCAACACCACACCTATTCCACCAAAATTACCAGCAAATCCGCGTCCCATATCCTTATCAACCTATGGCGAAAGGTTGAGTCAGGGTAAATTTTTACACATCCCCGAAACAGATGTCGAGATTAGCTTTAGTTATGGACGACCAGCTTTTGATGAGTTTCCGATTAAGTTGTGGCGTAAGCTCTTATCTCGCCATTGTCAGTCTAGTAAGTCAGTGCTTGATTATACTTACAATTCACAGGGTTATCAACTTTTGCGGGAGGCGATCGCAGCTTATCTATCTCGCTCCAGAGCCGTGAAATGTAACTCTGAGCAAATCATAATTGTCGGTGGTTCACAACAGGGGATTGATTTAATTACTCGTATATTAATTAACCCTGGTGATTGCATAGCAGTGGAAGATCCAGGATATTTAAGTGCTAGACGAGCTTTTTTAGGGCAAGGAGCTAATTTATTTCCTGTAGCTGTAGATCAGTCAGGATTAATTGTCCATCATTTAACAACAGGTATAATTCCTAACATTAAGCTTGTTTATGTCACCCCATCACATCAATTTCCCACAGGTGCGACACTATCGCTGACTCGCAGGTTAGAGTTACTAGCTTGGGCAAAAAAATCAGGGGTAATGATTATTGAAGATGACTATGATAGCGAGTATCGTTATGGTAAACGACCGATTCCCGCATTGCAAGGATTAGACCAAGGTAACTCAGTCATTTATGTGGGGACATTTTCTAAAGTTTTATTTCCGGCCTTACGTCTGGGTTACTTAGTTTTACCTCCAGATTTAGTACCAATATTTGCCCGTGGGAAATTGTTAGCAGATCGGCAATGCAGTTTATTAGAACAATATGCCTTGACAGATTTTATTACCGAAGGACATTTAGAACGACATATTAGACGGATGCGATCGCTTTACGACGGACGCAGGCAAACTTTGGTACAGTCTTTATTTGACCATTTTGGCGACAAAATCAAAATCCTAGGAGAAAATGCCGGAATGCACTTAATGGTCAAGTTCAACACTAAACTCAGTGATGATGAAATAGTTCAGCGTGCTGCCCTGGCTGGAGTGAATATTGGGGCAGCATATCCTCAATATTTAAAAGATAGTCCTGGTAGTGAATTTATTTTTGGATATGCTGAACTCAGTCATCAGAAAATACAAGAGGGAGTGCGTCGATTAGCTCAAGTGATTTTAATTGATTAA
- a CDS encoding anion transporter, which produces MIVLRYLVILLTYIGLGLGYLPGLRMNRATIALVGAAFLMALGLLDLSAAWSAIDYKTLVFLFGMMIISANLAASGFFQLAVDYTIRYVHSPLGLLIVLTFGSGFLSALFLNDTIALILTPLVVGITQLLSLNPIPYLLALAGATNLGSVATLSGNPQNILIGSFSGISYLDFAKALTPLALIGLVIQVGWLWWLYPEVRSLHPYLKVELPRYRTFKPLLVKSLLITTGLLIAFLLGIPTAEATLIAAGLLLVTRRIKPARILPKVDWDLLLMFCGLFILTEGVQKLGALEWFSPFVHTPWSILGVTVLLSNLVSNVPAVLLLHHLIPHPDKQTWLLLAAASTLAGNLTLLGSVANLIVAEAVAKKGYRLTFGEHLRFGLPLTVVTLALTYVWIFKLRVW; this is translated from the coding sequence ATGATAGTTCTCAGATACTTAGTAATTTTACTGACTTATATTGGTCTAGGACTGGGCTATTTACCTGGGCTGCGGATGAATCGTGCCACGATCGCCCTTGTGGGTGCGGCTTTTTTAATGGCATTGGGATTACTGGATTTATCTGCGGCGTGGAGTGCTATTGACTACAAAACCCTTGTCTTTTTGTTTGGGATGATGATTATTAGTGCTAATCTGGCGGCTTCTGGTTTTTTTCAGTTGGCTGTTGATTACACTATCCGTTATGTCCACAGTCCATTAGGGTTATTAATAGTCTTAACTTTTGGCAGTGGCTTTCTCTCAGCACTATTCCTCAATGATACGATCGCTCTTATCCTCACGCCTTTGGTAGTTGGCATCACTCAGTTACTCAGTCTCAACCCTATTCCTTATTTGTTGGCGTTGGCTGGTGCAACTAATCTGGGTTCTGTTGCTACCCTGAGTGGTAATCCACAGAATATTTTAATTGGTTCGTTTTCGGGGATTAGTTATCTAGACTTTGCCAAGGCTTTGACACCACTAGCTTTAATCGGTTTGGTAATTCAGGTAGGTTGGTTATGGTGGTTATATCCAGAGGTGCGATCGCTACATCCTTATCTAAAAGTTGAACTACCACGCTACCGCACCTTCAAACCATTGTTAGTCAAGAGTTTATTAATTACTACTGGATTGTTGATAGCTTTTTTGCTGGGAATTCCCACGGCGGAAGCTACCCTGATAGCGGCTGGATTATTACTCGTCACACGCCGGATCAAACCAGCGCGAATTTTGCCAAAAGTTGACTGGGACTTGCTATTGATGTTTTGTGGGTTGTTTATCCTAACTGAAGGTGTCCAAAAATTGGGGGCGCTGGAATGGTTTTCTCCTTTCGTTCATACTCCCTGGAGTATTTTGGGAGTCACGGTGTTGTTATCGAATCTTGTTTCTAATGTCCCGGCGGTACTGCTACTACATCACCTCATTCCCCATCCTGACAAGCAAACTTGGCTACTACTAGCGGCGGCTTCCACACTGGCAGGAAATTTAACGCTGTTGGGTTCTGTTGCCAATTTGATTGTAGCGGAGGCAGTTGCTAAGAAAGGATATCGGCTGACATTTGGCGAACATTTGCGATTTGGGCTACCGCTAACTGTTGTAACTCTGGCGCTTACCTATGTTTGGATTTTTAAACTCAGAGTTTGGTGA
- a CDS encoding DUF938 domain-containing protein, translated as MTTQDARQSAPATERNRQPILDVLLKVLPKSGTVLEIASGTGEHAIYFASQLRNVMWLPTDVSPQARASIVAWTEHYGCQNVYPPLELDAKEPVWVLEQETTTQLLNNSPIVAIVNINMIHISPWSACLGLMAGANRILPVGGILYLYGPFKQGGEHTAPSNAAFDEYLRSQNPEWGVRNLDDVIAVAQTQHLVLKQIYEMPANNLSVVFERK; from the coding sequence ATGACAACACAAGATGCAAGACAATCAGCCCCAGCTACCGAGCGCAATCGCCAACCAATTCTCGACGTACTGTTAAAAGTATTACCTAAAAGTGGAACAGTCTTGGAAATTGCCAGTGGTACAGGTGAACACGCAATTTATTTTGCATCGCAACTGAGAAATGTGATGTGGCTACCAACAGATGTCAGTCCCCAAGCCAGAGCAAGTATAGTTGCTTGGACTGAACACTATGGATGTCAAAATGTTTATCCACCATTGGAACTGGATGCTAAAGAACCTGTGTGGGTGCTAGAGCAAGAAACAACAACCCAATTGCTAAATAATTCGCCCATTGTCGCCATCGTCAATATTAATATGATTCACATTTCACCTTGGTCAGCTTGTTTAGGATTGATGGCAGGGGCAAATCGTATTTTACCTGTGGGTGGTATTCTTTATTTATATGGGCCTTTTAAACAAGGTGGAGAACATACAGCCCCAAGTAATGCTGCTTTTGATGAATATTTACGTTCCCAAAACCCAGAATGGGGTGTGCGTAACTTAGATGATGTCATAGCCGTTGCTCAAACCCAACATCTTGTCTTGAAACAGATTTATGAAATGCCAGCCAATAATCTCTCCGTAGTTTTTGAACGGAAGTGA
- a CDS encoding pyridoxamine 5'-phosphate oxidase family protein, which produces MPQPKAPSPRTTVKRIPQRANYESETIYQILDEGLVCHVGFINDGQPVVIPTAYGRIEDTLYIHGSPASRMLRSLQQGIDVCVTVTLIDGLVLARSAFHHSMNYRSVVIFGKATLIEDAAQKLAALQAFTEHVILGRWQEVRSPNHQELSRTIVLSLPLTEASAKIRTGGPIDDEVDYQIPVWAGEIPLKLTAAVPINDAKLAPNIAVPPNFKNYTRPQKLN; this is translated from the coding sequence ATGCCTCAACCAAAAGCCCCCAGCCCAAGAACCACAGTTAAACGTATACCCCAAAGAGCCAACTACGAAAGCGAGACAATTTATCAAATATTAGATGAAGGATTAGTCTGTCATGTTGGTTTTATTAATGATGGACAACCTGTTGTCATTCCTACAGCCTATGGGCGGATTGAAGATACATTGTATATTCATGGTTCACCCGCTAGTCGAATGTTACGATCGCTGCAACAAGGTATTGATGTTTGCGTCACTGTAACTTTAATTGATGGGTTGGTATTAGCGCGATCGGCATTTCACCACTCCATGAATTATCGCTCAGTGGTTATTTTTGGTAAAGCAACTTTAATCGAGGATGCAGCCCAGAAATTAGCAGCCTTGCAAGCATTTACAGAACATGTCATTTTAGGAAGATGGCAGGAAGTGCGATCGCCCAATCATCAAGAATTATCTAGAACCATAGTGTTATCTTTGCCCCTGACAGAAGCCAGCGCCAAGATTCGGACTGGAGGGCCAATTGATGATGAAGTTGATTATCAAATACCCGTCTGGGCTGGGGAAATTCCCTTAAAATTGACGGCGGCTGTACCTATAAACGATGCTAAATTAGCCCCCAATATTGCAGTACCGCCTAATTTCAAAAACTATACCAGACCACAGAAACTGAACTAA